The segment ACAGGCTCACGAAGACCACACGCTTCCACACGGAAGCCCACCGATAAGCAGGATGGGACTTTATGACGTTCATTGTTGTTCCTCTGATGCTATATTTGAAGCTTTTACGAAACCTTTCGATCGACGTTGCTCCGAGCCCTCCCTCTTCTCCTTAGCCCCCACAATGGGCTTAAGAGGGTTGGCCCGCAGCCATGACAACTTTTCCACAGAGAAGGAAGACCTTGTGGATCAACCGCTGAAGAAGCAAAGTTCTGATTCCTTCCTGCATCCCCAATGCTGCAACAACAAAAGATCAGAAGCGTCCTTCAAAAAACTGGTCGGAGGATTGAAATTGGACTTACCCATGAGTGTTTCTTCTCCCACGTCTGAGGCGGGTTCCTGCCCCTCCTTCTGTTCGTCAGATAGCACCTCTTCAAATCTCTCAGAACAGTCGATAACCTCGTCACCTCTCCCATCCCCTGAAAGTCCCCGCAAAGGTCAGTCTACCAGGCACGCATCCTTCATGAGCAAGACTAGAGCTAACACCGCCAAAGGGGAGCTGGAAGGGAATCGGCGAACTCTCTCGATGAGAGCCAAAAGTCTTAGCAATATCTTCCCGTTCAACAGAGGAAGTCTGAAAAAAGGCGAGTCCCAGAAAGACGTCGTCTTTCCGTGTGGAACTCTTCCGGAGGACTCACAAAGCGAGGCCGAGAACCCTGATGAGCTGGTTCGGCGACGAAGGCCTCTGTCCGCCATTGAGGTCTTCCAACATGTGGACAGTCGGATGCCGTGCAACCCCCCATCCTATGAGCAGGCAATTCAGAATGGAGCCCAGCCGCCCCCCCCTCAGTACGGGACCATGACGGTTCAACGTGCCAGATATCTGGGAAGGAAATCTCGACCCATCTCAATGAACGATAACCTGCTGGGCATTTGTCAAGTTACCGAACCCACAGAATACGCAGAAACATTTGAAGAAAGCTCTCAATTAGATGAAGCGCAGCCGGTTGTGTTCCGGCAAAGAGCTATGTCGGAATCAGTTCAACAGTCGAGACATGAAAGAGCGTCACATCGGTGTAGTCAGCCCGTGTTTGAAGAGTTTTCCTATGCAAAGGAATCTAATGTGTGAGTGTTTCTTTATTCATCGCAATGCTATACTCCTTTTAGCATTGATGCAGAACTAGCCTGCAAAGGTTAAGCTAAAATATTTCACTTAAAGTTGTTTCATATGCTAATATTGTTTTAACTCTGGCCAGTATGAAGCTATGTAAATAGACCAGTTCCTATATTGCAATTGTATAGTCTAATAATATACAGTGGTAACAGAATGAATAATTTTGATATAGTCAGACTGTACAGTTGTAAattacagtgtttttgtgtcagtGCTACTCTTCTTTCACTACAATAAAGACTTTCAGAGGACTCATTGTTGGTCGTTTCTGATAACTTTTTATTCAAATCATTATGTTCTGTGGACTTCAGAGACCAAATAATCTACATGCAGATATAATAAAAGTTCCTCTGACCTTTTCCAAACGGAAGCAGAAATGTGTTATAAAGTAATCGTGAACTTTTCGAAATGTGACACAGATTTTACGGTCATATATTTTACATCTGTGGTCTTTGAGAGCCCAACCACAGGTAATGTAACCATTCATACAGGTTGTTTAAACCAGTTGTCAAATGTAATGCTGCCAGCAATCGGTTCTTATGAGAATCGTAAGGGTTAGAGAGTGTCAACCTGACATTCCAATGTTAAGTAGATTTTTAGGCTATCCAAAGTCTTGGGGTTTCAGAGATCTCAATGGGAAGCGTATGTTGGGATCCGATCAAAATTTAGAAATGCGAGGAACCAACAAGAGATGGGTCGCTTTCAAACAGACGGTTATTTTGATTGGCCGGTTTCCTCATGCTGACAAGGGTTGCATAAGATAGAGAACAAAATGTCAATGAGAACAACGTGTTCTGTGTAGCAGCGGAAGTCGACGATCATGTGGACTGATTTGGTTTTTCGCTGAATTTGTCTGTTGCTTCACTCGGCAGCTACACATATGCCCCCATTTCCTCTTTTCAGTCGTACCGAGAAACAAACTGCACAGTGTCAGATGTCTGTCTCTTATGGTTTCTAGAGTAAATGTGTGCGTCGGTCTGTACATGGGTAGAGTTGTTGGCAACCTTTAAAGATGCTAATGCTCTGATAACCCTTTTAGTTGTTCGGAAAGGTTTTCATTGCATA is part of the Triplophysa dalaica isolate WHDGS20190420 chromosome 13, ASM1584641v1, whole genome shotgun sequence genome and harbors:
- the tagapb gene encoding T cell activation RhoGTPase activating protein b isoform X1, with product MKVLSGNNTNKTLSGVGMDSVLEPLDSNGKISTFSKQFHNQETHVQQPIGENGGKKSLFSFKLKRNSSVAAQSESNPKNLLFGRQLQDDATLPKPIIEILLMLFKKGLFTEGVFRVTCNIKNQNALKEQLNSGAEVDMEALPVTLLVGLLKVFLKELPGGLLVFEHYDSWISALEKESTQDIHSELRRVAEKLPRANNLLLQHLLCLFHHISQRSDTNKMTAQNLAVCIGPTLLHRNSKSLEMDVVDQVAKLIQFLIEHCCDVFGHTIVTLLGDLEEQESFDKSDSACLTSPEISFDIHQHDSAYDSTDPDGDCLDADGQAHEDHTLPHGSPPISRMGLYDVHCCSSDAIFEAFTKPFDRRCSEPSLFSLAPTMGLRGLARSHDNFSTEKEDLVDQPLKKQSSDSFLHPQCCNNKRSEASFKKLVGGLKLDLPMSVSSPTSEAGSCPSFCSSDSTSSNLSEQSITSSPLPSPESPRKGQSTRHASFMSKTRANTAKGELEGNRRTLSMRAKSLSNIFPFNRGSLKKGESQKDVVFPCGTLPEDSQSEAENPDELVRRRRPLSAIEVFQHVDSRMPCNPPSYEQAIQNGAQPPPPQYGTMTVQRARYLGRKSRPISMNDNLLGICQVTEPTEYAETFEESSQLDEAQPVVFRQRAMSESVQQSRHERASHRCSQPVFEEFSYAKESNV
- the tagapb gene encoding T cell activation RhoGTPase activating protein b isoform X2; this encodes MKVLSGNNTNKTLSGVGMDSVLEPLDSNGKISTFSKQFHNQETHVQQPIENGGKKSLFSFKLKRNSSVAAQSESNPKNLLFGRQLQDDATLPKPIIEILLMLFKKGLFTEGVFRVTCNIKNQNALKEQLNSGAEVDMEALPVTLLVGLLKVFLKELPGGLLVFEHYDSWISALEKESTQDIHSELRRVAEKLPRANNLLLQHLLCLFHHISQRSDTNKMTAQNLAVCIGPTLLHRNSKSLEMDVVDQVAKLIQFLIEHCCDVFGHTIVTLLGDLEEQESFDKSDSACLTSPEISFDIHQHDSAYDSTDPDGDCLDADGQAHEDHTLPHGSPPISRMGLYDVHCCSSDAIFEAFTKPFDRRCSEPSLFSLAPTMGLRGLARSHDNFSTEKEDLVDQPLKKQSSDSFLHPQCCNNKRSEASFKKLVGGLKLDLPMSVSSPTSEAGSCPSFCSSDSTSSNLSEQSITSSPLPSPESPRKGQSTRHASFMSKTRANTAKGELEGNRRTLSMRAKSLSNIFPFNRGSLKKGESQKDVVFPCGTLPEDSQSEAENPDELVRRRRPLSAIEVFQHVDSRMPCNPPSYEQAIQNGAQPPPPQYGTMTVQRARYLGRKSRPISMNDNLLGICQVTEPTEYAETFEESSQLDEAQPVVFRQRAMSESVQQSRHERASHRCSQPVFEEFSYAKESNV